The Bacteroides acidifaciens genome includes a region encoding these proteins:
- a CDS encoding ATP-binding protein: MSNKIYPIGIQNFEKIRKGGYCYIDKTALIYQMVKTGSYYFLSRPRRFGKSLLLSTLEAYFQGKKELFEGLAMEKLEKEWIKYPILHLDLNAEKYTTPEAIDQVLESALRGWEALYGAQDYEKTFASRFQGVIQRACEQTGQSVVILVDEYDKPMLQAIGNDELQKSFRDTLKAFYGALKSKDGYIKFGMLTGVTKFGKVSVFSDLNNLEDISMRQQYIEICGISDHELHENFETELHEFADAQNLAYDKICTEMRERYDGYHFTHDSVGMYNPFSLLNTLKYNTFGNYWFETGTPTYLVELLKKHHYDLHRMAHEETSADVLNSIDSTSDNPIPVIYQSGYLTIKGYDREFETYRLGFPNREVEEGFIKYLMPFYTNADAVESSFEIQKFVREVRSGDYDSFFRRLQSFFADTPYEMVRDLELHYQNVLFIVFKLVGFYVKVEYHTSRGRIDLVLQTDKFIYVMEFKLEGMAEEALRQINEKHYAKPFESDERRLFKIGVNFSAETRNIEKWVAE, encoded by the coding sequence ATGAGTAACAAAATTTATCCTATTGGCATACAGAACTTTGAAAAAATACGCAAAGGTGGTTATTGCTATATAGATAAAACTGCCTTGATTTATCAGATGGTGAAAACGGGCAGTTACTATTTTCTAAGTCGTCCACGTCGCTTTGGGAAAAGTCTGTTACTATCTACTTTGGAAGCCTATTTTCAAGGGAAAAAAGAACTTTTCGAAGGATTGGCGATGGAGAAGCTGGAAAAGGAGTGGATTAAATATCCCATTTTGCATTTAGATCTGAATGCGGAGAAATATACGACTCCCGAAGCGATCGACCAAGTTTTAGAAAGTGCTTTACGTGGTTGGGAAGCTCTCTATGGCGCACAGGATTACGAGAAAACATTCGCTTCTCGCTTTCAAGGTGTGATTCAGCGTGCTTGTGAGCAGACGGGACAGAGTGTCGTTATTTTGGTGGATGAGTATGATAAGCCTATGTTGCAGGCAATCGGCAATGATGAACTTCAGAAGAGTTTTCGTGATACATTGAAGGCCTTTTATGGAGCTTTAAAAAGCAAGGATGGCTACATTAAATTTGGTATGCTTACGGGAGTGACAAAATTCGGAAAGGTGAGCGTGTTTAGTGACCTGAACAACCTGGAGGATATATCCATGCGTCAGCAATACATTGAAATCTGTGGAATCAGTGATCATGAGTTGCATGAGAACTTTGAAACAGAATTGCATGAATTTGCTGATGCGCAGAATTTGGCGTATGATAAAATTTGTACTGAAATGCGTGAAAGATATGATGGTTATCATTTTACTCATGATTCTGTAGGTATGTATAATCCGTTTAGCTTACTTAATACACTTAAATACAATACGTTTGGTAACTACTGGTTTGAAACGGGGACACCTACTTATTTGGTCGAATTACTAAAAAAACATCATTACGATCTTCACCGGATGGCTCATGAAGAAACCAGTGCTGATGTACTGAATAGTATTGATTCAACTTCCGACAATCCTATCCCTGTGATTTATCAGAGCGGTTATCTTACTATAAAAGGCTACGATCGTGAATTTGAAACTTATCGTTTGGGATTTCCCAATCGTGAAGTAGAGGAAGGGTTTATAAAATATCTGATGCCTTTCTATACGAATGCCGATGCTGTTGAATCCTCCTTTGAAATTCAGAAGTTTGTCCGTGAAGTCCGTTCTGGAGATTATGATTCTTTTTTCCGTCGTCTTCAGAGTTTTTTTGCAGATACTCCTTATGAGATGGTTCGCGATTTGGAATTGCATTATCAGAATGTTCTCTTTATCGTGTTCAAATTAGTCGGTTTTTATGTAAAAGTAGAATATCACACAAGTCGGGGACGTATCGATCTTGTTTTGCAGACTGATAAATTTATCTATGTCATGGAATTCAAACTGGAGGGTATGGCTGAAGAGGCTTTGCGACAGATTAATGAGAAACATTATGCGAAACCTTTTGAGAGTGACGAGCGCCGACTGTTCAAAATAGGGGTGAATTTCAGCGCTGAGACAAGAAACATTGAAAAGTGGGTGGCAGAGTAA
- a CDS encoding agmatine deiminase family protein — protein sequence MGIMVGLPSPSGSEKDLQLNFGKNMTVQVEMRAPHLPAEWHTQSGIQLTWPHAGTDWAYMLAEVQECFVKIAKEIAERELLLIVTPEPEEVKKQISAVVNMDNVRFLKCATNDTWARDHGAITMIDMGNPSLLDFTFNGWGLKFAAELDNKITKQAVEAGALKGHYIDCLDFVLEGGSIESDGMGTLLTTSECLLSPKRNERLNQVEIEEYLKSTFHLQKVLWLDHGYLAGDDTDSHIDTLARFCSTDTIAYVKCTDEADEHYEALFAMEEQLKTFRTSAGEPYRLLALPMADKIEEDGERLPATYANFLILNEAVLYPTYNQPENDRKAGKVLQQAFPKHQIIGIDCRALIKQHGSLHCVTMQYPMGVLK from the coding sequence ATGGGAATCATGGTTGGACTTCCCAGCCCAAGTGGCTCGGAGAAAGATTTGCAGTTGAATTTCGGCAAAAACATGACCGTGCAGGTAGAAATGAGAGCACCTCATTTACCCGCCGAATGGCATACGCAGAGTGGTATACAGTTGACATGGCCACACGCCGGTACAGACTGGGCGTACATGCTGGCAGAAGTACAAGAATGCTTTGTCAAAATAGCCAAAGAGATAGCGGAACGCGAGTTATTATTAATAGTCACTCCCGAACCTGAAGAAGTAAAGAAACAGATAAGTGCTGTTGTCAACATGGATAACGTCCGCTTTCTGAAATGCGCTACCAATGACACGTGGGCACGCGACCATGGGGCTATCACCATGATAGATATGGGCAATCCTTCACTGCTTGATTTTACATTCAACGGCTGGGGGTTGAAATTTGCCGCAGAACTTGATAACAAAATCACAAAACAAGCCGTAGAAGCCGGAGCCTTGAAAGGGCACTACATAGACTGTCTGGACTTTGTTCTTGAAGGCGGCTCCATAGAAAGTGACGGAATGGGTACTTTACTTACCACTTCCGAATGTCTGCTTTCTCCCAAGCGAAATGAAAGACTGAACCAGGTAGAGATAGAAGAATATCTGAAATCGACCTTCCATCTGCAAAAGGTGCTTTGGTTGGATCATGGTTATCTCGCAGGGGATGATACAGACAGCCATATTGACACTTTAGCACGCTTCTGCTCTACCGATACCATTGCATATGTGAAATGTACGGATGAAGCAGACGAACATTACGAAGCGCTGTTTGCCATGGAAGAGCAATTGAAAACATTCCGAACATCGGCAGGAGAGCCTTACCGGCTATTGGCTTTACCCATGGCGGACAAGATAGAAGAAGACGGCGAGCGACTGCCTGCCACATACGCCAATTTCCTGATTCTGAATGAGGCTGTCCTTTACCCGACATACAATCAGCCGGAGAATGACCGGAAAGCCGGAAAAGTTTTGCAGCAAGCATTTCCAAAGCATCAAATCATCGGAATAGATTGCCGTGCCTTAATCAAGCAACATGGTTCTTTGCATTGTGTTACCATGCAATATCCGATGGGAGTTCTAAAATAA
- a CDS encoding ferredoxin domain-containing protein: MILNERDARHEHVLQVARQMMTAARTAPKGKGIDIIEVALITDEEIKQLSDTMIAMVEEHGMKFFLRDADNILSAECVVLIGTREQTQGLNCGHCGFTTCAERTEGVPCALNSIDVGIAIGSACATAADLRVDTRVMFSAGLAAQRLNWLKDCKMVMAIPVSASSKNPFFDRKPKQETNA, translated from the coding sequence ATGATACTGAACGAAAGAGATGCCCGTCATGAGCATGTACTACAAGTAGCCCGCCAGATGATGACGGCTGCGCGTACTGCTCCGAAAGGAAAAGGAATTGATATTATTGAAGTGGCACTAATCACGGATGAAGAGATTAAACAACTATCGGACACTATGATAGCTATGGTAGAAGAACACGGAATGAAATTTTTCCTTCGTGATGCCGACAACATCTTAAGTGCCGAATGTGTTGTATTGATAGGAACACGCGAGCAGACACAAGGCTTAAACTGCGGTCATTGCGGTTTCACTACCTGCGCCGAACGTACCGAAGGAGTTCCCTGCGCATTGAACAGCATAGACGTAGGTATCGCCATAGGTTCCGCTTGTGCTACGGCAGCCGATTTGCGTGTAGACACACGTGTGATGTTCTCCGCCGGACTGGCAGCACAACGCCTGAACTGGCTGAAAGACTGCAAGATGGTAATGGCAATTCCGGTAAGCGCATCCTCCAAGAATCCGTTCTTTGACCGGAAGCCAAAGCAAGAAACGAATGCATAA
- a CDS encoding carbon-nitrogen hydrolase: MRKIKVGLIQQSNTSDIRVNLMNLAKSIEACAAHGAQLIVLQELHNSLYFCQTENTNLFDLAEPIPGPSTGFYSELAATNKVVLVTSLFEKRAPGLYHNTAVVFDRDGSIAGKYRKMHIPDDPAYYEKFYFTPGDIGFEPIQTSLGKLGVLVCWDQWYPEAARLMALKGAELLIYPTAIGWESSDTDDEKARQLNAWIISQRAHAVANGLPVISVNRVGHEPDPSGQTNGILFWGNSFVAGPQGEFLAQAGNNRPENIVVEIDMERSENVRRWWPFLRDRRIDEYDGLTKRFLD, encoded by the coding sequence ATGAGAAAGATAAAAGTCGGACTTATCCAGCAATCCAACACTTCTGATATTCGGGTAAACCTGATGAACCTGGCAAAAAGCATTGAAGCGTGTGCCGCGCATGGCGCACAACTGATTGTGCTTCAAGAATTACACAACTCGCTTTATTTCTGCCAGACTGAAAACACGAACTTGTTCGATCTTGCCGAACCCATCCCCGGCCCTTCCACCGGATTTTATTCAGAACTGGCGGCAACCAATAAAGTAGTTCTTGTGACCTCTCTTTTTGAGAAACGTGCACCGGGACTTTATCATAACACTGCCGTTGTTTTCGACCGTGATGGAAGTATTGCCGGTAAATACCGGAAGATGCATATTCCTGATGATCCCGCATATTACGAGAAGTTCTATTTCACTCCCGGAGATATAGGCTTCGAACCTATTCAGACCTCTTTAGGAAAGCTGGGCGTACTGGTATGCTGGGATCAATGGTATCCGGAAGCTGCTCGCTTAATGGCACTAAAAGGTGCGGAACTATTAATCTACCCTACCGCCATCGGTTGGGAAAGCAGCGATACGGACGATGAGAAAGCACGCCAGCTCAATGCCTGGATTATCTCACAACGCGCCCACGCTGTCGCAAATGGGCTTCCTGTTATCTCGGTCAACCGTGTAGGACACGAACCTGACCCATCAGGGCAAACCAACGGTATTTTATTCTGGGGAAATAGTTTCGTAGCAGGTCCGCAAGGAGAATTCCTGGCGCAAGCGGGAAACAACCGTCCGGAAAATATAGTGGTGGAGATTGATATGGAACGCTCGGAAAACGTACGCCGTTGGTGGCCATTCCTACGCGACCGTCGCATTGACGAATATGATGGACTGACCAAACGCTTTTTAGATTAA
- the aspS gene encoding aspartate--tRNA ligase, translating to MFRTHTCGELRISDANKQVTLSGWVQRSRKMGGMTFIDLRDRYGITQLVFNEEINAELCERANKLGREFVIQITGTVNERFSKNANIPTGDIEIIVSELNVLNTAMTPPFTIEDNTDGGDDIRMKYRYLDLRRNAVRSNLELRHKMTIEVRKYLDSLGFIEVETPVLIGSTPEGARDFVVPSRMNPGQFYALPQSPQTLKQLLMVSGFDRYFQIAKCFRDEDLRADRQPEFTQIDCEMSFVEQEDIITTFEGMAKHLFKTLRGVELTEPFQRMAWADAMKYYGSDKPDLRFDMKFVELMDIMKGHGFSVFDNAAYIGGICAEGAATYTRKQLDALTEFVKKPQIGAKGMVYARVEADGTVKSSVDKFYTQEVLQQMKEAFGAKPGDLILILSGDDVMKTRKQLCELRLEMGAQLGLRDKNKFVCLWVIDFPMFEWSEEEGRLMAMHHPFTHPKEEDIPLLDTDPAAVRADAYDMVVNGVEVGGGSIRIHDAQLQAKMFEILGFTPEKAEAQFGFLMNAFKYGAPPHGGLAYGLDRWVSLFAGLDSIRDCIAFPKNNSGRDVMLDAPSAIDQTQLDELNLIVDIKEGE from the coding sequence ATGTTCAGAACACACACATGTGGAGAACTGAGAATCTCTGATGCAAATAAGCAAGTAACGCTGTCCGGCTGGGTACAGCGTAGCCGTAAAATGGGAGGTATGACCTTCATCGACCTTCGCGACCGTTACGGAATTACTCAATTAGTCTTTAACGAAGAAATCAATGCTGAACTTTGTGAGCGTGCCAATAAATTGGGACGTGAGTTCGTCATTCAAATCACAGGAACTGTGAACGAGCGTTTCAGTAAGAATGCCAACATTCCTACCGGAGACATTGAAATCATTGTTTCCGAATTGAACGTGCTGAACACTGCCATGACTCCGCCGTTCACCATTGAAGACAATACGGATGGCGGTGATGATATCCGTATGAAATACCGCTACCTGGATTTGCGCCGTAACGCTGTTCGCTCTAACTTGGAACTGCGTCACAAAATGACAATCGAAGTGCGCAAATATCTCGATAGCCTTGGTTTTATCGAAGTAGAAACACCGGTTCTGATCGGTTCTACTCCGGAAGGTGCACGCGACTTTGTCGTACCGTCACGTATGAATCCGGGACAGTTCTATGCACTTCCACAATCACCGCAGACTTTAAAGCAATTATTGATGGTTTCCGGTTTCGACCGTTACTTCCAGATTGCTAAATGTTTCCGTGACGAGGACTTGCGTGCCGACCGCCAGCCTGAGTTTACACAGATTGACTGTGAAATGAGTTTCGTAGAACAGGAAGATATTATCACTACTTTCGAAGGGATGGCTAAACATCTGTTCAAGACCCTTCGCGGTGTAGAACTGACCGAACCGTTCCAGCGTATGGCTTGGGCTGATGCCATGAAATATTATGGTAGCGACAAACCGGACTTACGTTTCGATATGAAGTTCGTGGAATTGATGGATATCATGAAAGGACACGGATTCTCTGTATTTGATAATGCTGCTTATATCGGTGGTATCTGCGCAGAAGGTGCTGCAACTTATACCCGTAAGCAACTGGATGCGTTGACTGAGTTCGTGAAGAAACCTCAGATTGGTGCCAAAGGTATGGTTTATGCTCGTGTGGAAGCAGATGGTACAGTAAAATCAAGCGTAGATAAGTTCTACACACAAGAAGTTCTTCAGCAGATGAAGGAAGCATTTGGTGCCAAACCGGGTGACTTGATTCTGATTCTGTCTGGCGATGATGTGATGAAAACACGTAAACAGCTTTGTGAACTTCGTTTGGAAATGGGGGCTCAATTAGGCTTGCGTGATAAGAATAAGTTTGTTTGCCTTTGGGTTATCGACTTCCCGATGTTTGAATGGAGCGAAGAAGAAGGTCGTCTGATGGCTATGCACCATCCATTTACGCATCCGAAGGAAGAAGATATTCCATTGTTGGATACTGATCCGGCAGCAGTGCGCGCTGATGCTTACGATATGGTTGTCAACGGTGTTGAAGTAGGTGGTGGTTCTATCCGTATCCACGATGCACAGTTGCAAGCAAAGATGTTCGAGATTTTAGGATTTACTCCTGAAAAGGCAGAAGCACAGTTCGGCTTCCTGATGAATGCATTTAAGTACGGTGCACCGCCTCATGGTGGGTTGGCATACGGGCTTGACCGTTGGGTGTCTTTGTTTGCCGGTTTGGATTCTATCCGCGACTGTATCGCATTCCCGAAGAATAACTCCGGTCGTGACGTGATGTTGGATGCACCGTCTGCAATTGACCAGACTCAACTTGACGAACTTAACCTGATTGTTGATATCAAAGAAGGCGAGTGA
- a CDS encoding RloB family protein — protein MGRQIRKSKGKTMKPNFFVFCEGESEVAYVSHLRSQYRVPIQIIPRKSDSNISVRYIENCKREYIVTKNDKTFLMYDLDVDGMLVHLQSIPDAVLLVSNPCIELWYLLHFEDCHAELTQNACIKKLKRHLEHYAKGILALNEKQQLSGKISEATSRAKVLETYNNPSTTIYKMIELLESL, from the coding sequence ATGGGACGACAAATAAGAAAATCCAAAGGCAAAACAATGAAGCCAAATTTCTTTGTTTTCTGTGAAGGGGAGTCTGAGGTTGCCTATGTCAGTCACCTTCGTTCACAATACCGTGTGCCTATTCAGATTATTCCAAGAAAGAGCGATTCGAACATATCCGTTCGATATATAGAGAATTGCAAGCGGGAATATATTGTGACCAAAAATGATAAAACATTTCTAATGTATGACCTTGATGTGGACGGGATGTTAGTACACCTGCAAAGTATTCCAGATGCCGTATTGCTGGTGTCAAATCCATGTATTGAGTTATGGTATTTGCTACACTTTGAGGATTGTCATGCCGAACTAACTCAAAACGCCTGCATCAAGAAACTGAAAAGACATCTTGAACACTATGCAAAGGGAATTTTGGCATTGAATGAGAAACAGCAACTGTCCGGAAAAATATCAGAAGCAACGTCAAGAGCCAAGGTGTTGGAGACATATAATAATCCGTCAACTACCATCTATAAAATGATAGAACTGCTGGAAAGTTTGTAA
- a CDS encoding AAA family ATPase yields the protein MVLEIRLSNFFSIKDEVVLDMQAASIQTKKAKELEENTFVCGDERLLKTVAIYGANASGKSSLIKAIRACVGMIFSSHNYNENTIFAFTPFKFGGIGKPSTFFIRFLLEGVEYEYSFELNKVEILKEALYYYPNGRRSLIFSRDETKGPDKKDIYEFRSVIRRPMDVAANTSKKTLFVSRASQMDRDVAKDVFRYFNERFILNYFGYNSFSVERLLNENKEQFLNVLRIADSDIVKIDSRHENKVLSTAVIDPTDNQILSVEDIQKPQLVITTYHRNNPDVPFNFFAEESDGTQRLFSMMLTILDIVKNNKILLIDEIETQLHIKLVEYIIGLFNKSESSQLIYTTHNTYLLNTNKLRKDQIYFVNKRYDGSSDLYSLYDYKDFRDGLDTEKAYLQGRFDAIPYIDEQTDSFIK from the coding sequence ATGGTACTTGAAATTCGTTTGAGCAACTTCTTCTCAATTAAAGATGAGGTTGTGCTGGATATGCAGGCAGCAAGCATCCAAACTAAAAAGGCAAAGGAACTTGAAGAAAATACATTTGTATGCGGTGATGAGCGATTGCTTAAGACTGTTGCCATTTATGGTGCAAATGCCTCAGGAAAGAGCAGCCTTATCAAGGCTATTCGCGCTTGTGTGGGAATGATATTCTCATCTCACAATTACAACGAAAATACGATATTTGCCTTTACTCCGTTCAAATTTGGAGGCATTGGCAAGCCAAGTACATTCTTCATTCGCTTCCTTCTTGAGGGTGTCGAATATGAATATTCTTTTGAACTCAATAAAGTTGAGATACTGAAAGAGGCACTGTACTATTATCCGAATGGCCGTCGCTCACTGATATTTTCTCGTGATGAGACAAAGGGACCCGACAAAAAGGATATCTATGAATTCCGTTCGGTGATTCGCCGCCCTATGGATGTTGCTGCTAATACGTCCAAGAAAACGCTTTTTGTGTCGCGTGCCAGTCAGATGGATCGTGATGTTGCAAAAGATGTTTTTCGATATTTCAATGAGCGTTTTATTCTGAATTATTTCGGATATAATTCTTTCTCTGTCGAGCGCTTGTTGAATGAGAACAAAGAGCAGTTCCTTAATGTGCTGCGAATTGCCGACAGCGACATTGTTAAAATCGACAGTCGCCATGAGAATAAAGTCCTGTCTACCGCAGTGATTGACCCTACTGACAATCAAATATTGTCAGTAGAAGATATTCAGAAACCACAGCTGGTTATTACGACCTATCACAGGAATAACCCAGATGTTCCTTTCAATTTTTTTGCAGAAGAATCTGATGGAACACAGCGTTTATTCAGTATGATGCTGACGATTCTGGATATCGTCAAGAATAATAAAATCTTGTTGATAGATGAAATCGAGACGCAGTTGCATATAAAATTGGTAGAGTATATTATCGGTTTGTTCAATAAAAGCGAATCGTCGCAGCTGATATATACTACGCACAATACATATCTGCTTAATACCAATAAGTTGCGCAAGGATCAGATATATTTTGTCAATAAACGGTATGACGGATCCTCGGATTTGTATTCGCTGTATGATTACAAAGATTTCCGTGATGGCCTGGATACAGAGAAGGCATATTTACAAGGTCGTTTCGATGCCATCCCGTATATTGACGAACAGACGGATAGTTTTATAAAATAG
- a CDS encoding GtrA family protein — MKESVRIFRFIVIGTMNAIIMALVVWLMMKEISFNGDYMVANITAYLIAQIHNFIWCKYWIFPVENKKNSLWKQILLFCSAFGLAYTAQFLFLILLVEGLDVNEYLAQFLGLFVYGGANFLANKKLTFQ, encoded by the coding sequence GTGAAAGAATCTGTACGCATATTCCGTTTTATAGTAATCGGTACGATGAATGCCATCATTATGGCATTGGTCGTATGGTTGATGATGAAAGAAATATCATTCAACGGTGACTATATGGTGGCTAATATAACAGCGTACCTGATAGCTCAGATTCATAACTTTATCTGGTGCAAATATTGGATATTCCCTGTAGAAAATAAAAAGAACAGTCTTTGGAAACAGATACTACTCTTTTGTTCTGCTTTCGGGTTGGCGTATACAGCACAATTCTTATTCCTTATCTTATTAGTGGAAGGATTGGATGTAAATGAATATCTGGCACAGTTCCTGGGTTTATTTGTCTATGGTGGTGCCAATTTTCTGGCTAATAAGAAACTGACGTTTCAATAA
- the spt gene encoding serine palmitoyltransferase produces MGLLQDKLAKYDLPQKFMAQGVYPYFREIEGKQGTEVEMGGHEVLMFGSNAYTGLTGDERVIEAGVQAMHKYGSGCAGSRFLNGTLDLHVQLEKELAAFVGKDEALCFSTGFTVNSGVIPALTDRNDYIICDDRDHASIVDGRRLSFSQQLKYKHNDMADLEKQLQKCNPDSVKLIIVDGVFSMEGDLANLPEIVRLKHKYNATIMVDEAHGLGVFGKQGRGVCDHFGLTHEVDLIMGTFSKSLASIGGFIAADSSIINWLRHNARTYIFSASNTPAATASALEALHIIQNEPERLEALWEATNYALKRFREAGFEIGATESPIIPLYVRDTEKTFMVTKLAFDEGVFINPVIPPACAPQDTLVRVALMATHTKEQIDRAVEKLVKAFKALDIL; encoded by the coding sequence ATGGGATTATTACAAGATAAGTTAGCTAAGTACGACCTGCCACAAAAGTTTATGGCACAGGGCGTTTACCCATATTTCCGTGAGATAGAAGGGAAACAGGGTACAGAGGTAGAAATGGGCGGACACGAAGTGTTGATGTTCGGTTCCAATGCATACACTGGCCTTACGGGAGATGAAAGAGTTATTGAAGCTGGTGTTCAAGCCATGCATAAATATGGTTCCGGATGCGCAGGGTCGCGTTTCTTGAATGGTACGCTTGACCTGCATGTTCAACTGGAAAAAGAATTAGCTGCTTTCGTTGGTAAAGATGAAGCTCTTTGTTTCTCTACTGGTTTTACAGTAAATTCAGGTGTCATTCCTGCCCTGACAGACCGCAATGATTATATCATCTGTGATGACCGCGACCACGCATCCATTGTAGACGGTCGTCGTCTCTCCTTTTCCCAGCAATTAAAATATAAGCACAACGACATGGCTGATCTGGAAAAGCAACTTCAAAAGTGCAACCCGGATTCAGTAAAGCTAATCATAGTGGACGGTGTGTTCTCTATGGAAGGTGATTTGGCAAACTTGCCCGAAATCGTACGCTTGAAACATAAATACAATGCTACTATCATGGTAGACGAAGCTCATGGTTTGGGTGTATTCGGAAAACAAGGACGCGGTGTTTGTGACCATTTCGGTTTGACTCACGAGGTTGACTTGATTATGGGTACTTTCAGCAAATCACTGGCTTCTATCGGTGGTTTTATCGCTGCTGATTCTTCAATCATCAACTGGCTGCGTCACAATGCGCGTACTTATATATTCAGCGCATCCAATACTCCGGCTGCTACTGCATCCGCATTGGAAGCTCTCCATATCATCCAGAACGAACCGGAAAGACTTGAAGCATTATGGGAAGCTACTAACTATGCATTGAAGCGTTTCCGTGAGGCCGGATTTGAAATCGGTGCTACCGAATCGCCTATCATTCCTCTTTATGTTCGTGATACGGAAAAGACTTTCATGGTTACGAAACTGGCTTTCGACGAAGGGGTATTCATTAATCCGGTTATTCCGCCGGCATGTGCTCCACAAGATACACTGGTACGTGTGGCATTGATGGCTACTCATACAAAAGAACAGATTGACCGTGCTGTAGAAAAGTTGGTTAAGGCATTCAAGGCTTTGGATATCTTATAG
- a CDS encoding diacylglycerol/lipid kinase family protein, giving the protein MNESMRKIKFVVNPISGTQSKELILSLLDEKIDKTKYSWEVVYTERAGHAVEIAAQAAEEKTDVVVAIGGDGTINEIARSLVHTDTALGIIPCGSGNGLARHLHIPMEPKKALEVLNEGCTDIIDYGKINGTDFFCTCGVGFDAFVSLKFAHAGKRGLLTYLEKTLQESLKYQPETYELETENGVSKYKAFLIACGNASQYGNNAYIAPQATLTDGLLDVTILEPFTVLDVPSLAFQLFNKTIDQNSRIKTFRCKKLCIRRNTPGVVHFDGDPMETDADVNIELIQSGLRVVVPRAAEKDAANVLQRAQEYMNGIKLMNEAIVDNITDKNKKILQKLTKKV; this is encoded by the coding sequence ATGAACGAAAGTATGAGAAAAATAAAATTCGTCGTCAATCCTATTTCAGGGACACAAAGTAAAGAATTGATTCTTAGCTTGCTGGATGAGAAAATAGACAAGACGAAATACTCTTGGGAAGTAGTATATACAGAAAGAGCCGGTCATGCAGTAGAGATAGCTGCCCAAGCTGCGGAAGAAAAAACGGACGTAGTGGTGGCTATTGGTGGAGACGGGACAATCAATGAAATAGCTCGTTCGCTGGTGCATACTGATACTGCTTTAGGGATTATACCTTGCGGGTCGGGTAATGGGCTGGCGCGACATCTGCATATACCTATGGAACCGAAAAAAGCATTGGAGGTGCTTAATGAGGGATGTACGGATATAATAGATTATGGTAAGATTAACGGAACAGATTTCTTCTGCACTTGCGGAGTGGGATTTGACGCTTTTGTCAGTCTGAAGTTTGCGCATGCCGGCAAACGCGGATTGTTGACTTACCTGGAAAAAACATTGCAGGAAAGCCTTAAATATCAGCCGGAGACTTACGAACTGGAGACTGAAAACGGAGTGTCCAAGTACAAGGCTTTTCTTATTGCCTGCGGAAACGCATCACAATATGGAAATAATGCCTATATTGCCCCGCAAGCCACTCTGACAGATGGTTTGTTGGATGTCACCATATTAGAACCGTTCACCGTTTTGGACGTACCTTCACTTGCCTTTCAGCTATTTAATAAGACAATCGACCAGAATAGCCGTATCAAGACTTTCCGTTGCAAGAAGTTGTGTATTCGCCGGAATACTCCGGGAGTGGTGCATTTCGACGGTGACCCCATGGAGACAGACGCAGATGTAAATATTGAATTAATCCAAAGCGGATTACGTGTAGTAGTGCCGCGTGCGGCAGAAAAAGATGCAGCCAATGTGCTTCAAAGAGCGCAAGAATATATGAATGGCATTAAATTGATGAATGAAGCCATCGTTGACAATATAACAGACAAAAACAAGAAAATATTGCAAAAGCTGACAAAGAAAGTCTGA